One Hydractinia symbiolongicarpus strain clone_291-10 chromosome 7, HSymV2.1, whole genome shotgun sequence genomic window, catgactatggcctgaaaatatataatccTTGATAAAATAAATCTTGCTATAAGGTGCTTTAGATATTGTCAAATTCGTTTCAtctttagaacaaacaatcgaAGTTGGACTAGGATATTCTTAACTCTAAACAACGCACctgcttttattttgctttttcagTAGGTAGCTTgctagcgttctctggataagatttcaatcagttttttacttcgattactaaacttcGCGTCATTCCAAAGAGAACGAATTAAAAATGTATACAATTGTGTAATACATTTCCAATACATTTCCAATAATATATACGTTTTTCTGCTTTTTACAAACATTTCTGGCAACAACATTAACTTTTTATACACGCTCGACAAtaacatttacattttaaattcgAATTCTCGAAGGCAATAAGtaagcaacctcggtcccagaacaccaAATTGGAAAATATATGAAACTTCATGTAAAATTGGTAtgccttgtttgaaataacttttgttaggaTTAATTGAAAAAGAGACATCCTTCTTCGCTtcgcttttcttttttcagttggtaaaccagggagtaaaattaaattattctatccATAACAACCTCGTACAGCTTTTAacataaacaacaaataaacccCCGTGTAGCAATTTTTTCTAACTtaataaattttagcgtaacgccacgcttTGGGGACACAATGCATGCGCTATAAGAAAGTATCTCGTGATTTTTTTCCCTGGAATCACCGTGTATTAATCTATAGATGTTTATACATTAaccttgaaatttattttataacaaGGTTTAATGTTGATGTGAAAAAGCAGTAAGTGTAGTCTTTCTCAAAGAAAGTCTTTTTCAAAGAAACCTCTTGCTTGGGGAGTCCATCGACCTCTTCGATTTATAACCCAAGTTGTTTACCTCAGGCACCACAAGTGCAATACTTAATTTTCTGCAAcatttattgtattttttacatCACGTGGGAAATCTTGGCTAAAACGGAAAAAGTTTAATCTGTTTTatctttcaaaaatattttgtaaacaatCAAAACAACTCAATATAACCGTTTTGCGCATGCTTTCAACGCGAAGCTTTCCTATCTGCAACTTGAGTGCGATTTCCGCCCTACAAAAACCGGCACCACATTTTAACAGAAAATGTGTTTATATTTAGCCTTATTTAATGGTGACGAATGTTTTATTAAAGGTTCGCAGTGTAACTAATAAAATATTACCGCTTGCTTTGTTGGTGGAAAACTTGCGAAACAGATGATTTAGTTTGTGACTTAATGAAGTCTGGTACATAATAAATCTTGAGTCTACTTATTTTCAGCTACCTACGCTTACACCGTGGAACATTTTTAGCTAATGGCTATTTATCTTTTTTGActtgttaattttgtttttatagctaCCCTTTTTCTAATGGTGAAAGATGAAGATCACAGAATTCTCAGATGGTTTTTTAATATCTATTCAAGTTATGCAATATGCCAGACATGATGAAAGTCTGGTTTTACTAGCTACGACGTCCTTATTTAAAACTCTTTGGACGAGTTTCTTAATCATTTTTCCAACTTGTAAACAGAGTATACACTAGTCTGACTGAAAACGCAGTTAAAAAAGCAGTTAAAAATGCTGGACAGGAATGAATTTCTTATCCAGACTGACATGAAAAGTTCAGACTGTGTACTTTTATTATATTTCTAATTTGGGTtaaagcaggataaaaattCAACGAACAGATTCCTGATCCAGATCAAAGTGACGAGATTAGACAGAATACTTTTCTTTGTGCATATTCCAGTTTTACAAAGCCTGAATGCATCGGTACTGGTGTTTTGTTTATGTATATAGTATTTTCTTTCAGTACTTGCAAAATAACATTTATGGTGGCAGAAATATTGGAGCTATGTAAGCCATAAGCATATACCTTAAACCAGACAGAGTTATGAATTTTGTTCCCTTTAAACTTAAACGTTAGTAAGATAGGCCATAAATGGCTAAAAGTGTGGCTAGCTAAGTAGGTGAAGTGTTTGGTGTGTTAGTTTCTGTTATGAAGAAACTTTGTTTAACAGGGATGTATATCTATTTTATAACGTCGAATTTGTGGAATAATTATTGATAACAATGAATTCTGATAACGATACCTTCTATGAGCTATAATACAGCGTGGATACAACATGCAAGCTACGTGTATATGACATGCAAACTACGTGTAAATGGCCTGCAAACTGCGTCCATATAACATGCAAGCTACGTCTATATGACATGCAAGCTACGTGTATATGATATGCAAGCTACGTCTATATGATATGCAAGCTACGTCTATATGATATTCAAGCTACGTCTATATACCATGCAAGCTACGTCTATATGATATGCAAGCTACGTCTATATGCCATGCACGCAACGTGTATTTGACATACAAGTTACGTGTATATGATACGCAAGCAGTAGGTATATGACATGCAAGCTAAGTGCATAgctttttatttagaaaaattaatatttgttcTGCTTATGCAGACTAACTTAATTAGAAATTCAAAAGTATGAGGCTGGCCCTTGCTATTTATTCGTATTATATTAATGAAAGAATTATGTTGAACTTTCTTATatatttcataaaatttaaGCTTTACATTTAAAGTCACAACATTTTACTTTCGAGAAATCATGAGTGTATTTGCAATACCAATAACCGGTAGACAGCTGGAGTGGACATCGTAGTTTGTATGCACAGAATGACGTACGGAAGTGACACTCAGCCTCCAACTTCCTCTGATCACATGACATAATCACCATAGATGAACTCATTTCGCATGCCAGAAACTCACGAAGTAGAGCCCTTTTTCCTGTATCGCCTTTTACTTCTAGAgaaatttttaacacaaaatgcTGTTACCTAACtagaagtttaaaaatttgaagaacTCCTATTTAAAAGAAAACTTAGAGATTCCTTACTGATAGCAATTTCGACAGCTTTTTTTTCGGTTTCCTTTTTATCCTCGACTACTTGCATGCATCTTTTTTGATACCCCTTTACACAATACTTTTCTGCTGCATTCTCTAACCCTTCAACAATTTCAAATTCATCTTCGCAGTCTTTTGGTAAGAGCGATTGCATTCGTCTTTCTCCGCTTTTTGGAAGAGAATGCTTAAGCTGAATGTAATGAGATGAAAAAGTAGCACAACAGCATTCCAAAGGGTCGTTTAATTTAGATAACACTTATAATAAAATTTCATTGATAAAATTTCTACTTACAACTTTAACAGCCTTCTTGACCTCGGCCAAGGATGGTTCATCCTTGTCGGATTTTCGAAGAAAGCATTCTTTTGTTGCTGGTAGATTTGCAAATTCGTAtccctaaagaaaaaaaaattcttaacttGTTTATTACAGTTTTTGCGTCGATTTAGATTCCTCTCATTTTGCAAATCGTATATTTGTTCACTCAGTGGTAATAGACTCCCCCTCTTTTCCTACTTTAAATTGCGAATAATACATCTCTTAAATAATACTGTATTCcgtttgtctgtttgtgcgcgaaAAAAAGGTTGTGCTACGAAAATACGAAATCTGCaacatataaaggacgggcgacccgtAGATATTTCCACGGGCTATCGGCTAGTTTTATTTGAATAGCGTAAAAGACATGTGAATAGAAAATCTTGCTTTAACTATTTTTTATCGTTTTGTGTTATTTAGTTAACTTGCCAAAATTGTAACCGTTGTTCGTGGTTTCAAAGGTATTTAGGTTTTAATATGtgcctttttgtatttttatttcccATTATTTGATTTTGAAGCTGACGTAGCTATTATATACAGCGTCGCTTGCATCTGCAATTTGTTTTCAAAACCTATTTTCCTGCGCCGAATTTGCATAACCCCATTTTCAGGTCCCTCGACCTCAAATACATTAAAGTTATGCAACACTATACTCACAGTTTCGGGGTCCACAACCAATTTTACGCTGGCAAGTTTACCGTGTCTGTGACTTGGTACCTTGTATGTGATAACTTTATCACCTGTTGAAACCTTTTCTGCAAAATGCTCACCTTCCTCCACTATCTCGATCTCATCATCAGTACCCTAGATATATGAGAAGAATAAGTGGACTTAAAAAACAGACAGTCCTTCAACTTAAAGTCAATTTGAAAGAAACTTACTTTTACGGAACCAACAATGAGAACCAACAacgcgaaaataaattttgtatccTGAAAGAAAAATAGAAAGACCTTTGAAAAAGATGAATCTGGTCACTTTTGCTATTATAGATTTAAAAGGTCACTGAATCAACTAGTAACTATATGAAGTACATAAAGGGCAGAATCTTTTGCgcgaaaaaagtgcaaaaattacAGCATAAACTGTCGCAAGAAAGaccatgttttttttgcaaatatcgTGAAAAATTTTTCGCTAGCGATTATTTAACATTCTCGCGCGAAACAAATGTAGAAAAAGAAACTCGAACTCAGAtgaattttcagaattttagACTTAAGTAACAAACCAAACACAAAGACGTTTATAGCGCTATAGGGATTATAGACGTTTATAGGGATTAAAGATAAACTTTTCGTGAGTTGAGAATTTCTTGTATTTCCCGAGATTTTTTTATGTAGGATGTTCTAAAAGAATTCGCGAGGTAGGTAGAAAGTAGAATAAAATGAGTTACCTATATACAACTTCTATCAAAAAACGACTTACCATTTTGGCACTGCTTGTCTCTCGTGGatgagaaaataaaattttatgtcgAATGAAAAAAGAAGTCACGAAGTCGATTGTACGTTTCCTTTGAAATCTTGGCTACTTTAAGTTGCgtataattttattataacTATGTTGTTTATTAGAAGACACTTTCTaaattgatttttcttttgaatCTAATCTTCCGAAGATTTTAACATCCTCTATAAAGTAAATTTTAATTGGACTTTTTGCTTCTTTTTGTGTTAaatcttttatcattttttttctttgaagatAGTCATGAATAGACACAATTTTTGTAACTGTTTTACATCTTAAACAGGTGGATTTCTGTTTGTGACAATCGCGTCATCAGAAACATGTCACTTTGACATTTATTTGTATTCCTATTTATGGCCTTGTTTCAACAGGATGATTCCGATGACGATGATTTTAAAGCACAGCTGTTTCGTTATACCGTTTTCAGTGTCAACCACGCATGCGCTAGAATGGGTAAATGTTTAGCGTTTCAGGTAAATATTACTTTTCTGCGAAGAAAATGATAAGAAAATGTGCAATACAGAGCGTTCTGTTCGTTGATTACTGCAACACCTATCATTTTGTCCTATTAAAAGTATGGGGATAAtcatcaacctcgttcccatggCATCTTGGTATAGTTGATAGCGGCCACTCCGCAATAGCAGCTCAGGAGGCACGATACCTTGGAGACGAGGTTGGATAATCATGTATCGTATTTTCCTATCAAGATTGTAGGGATAATCATGATAATTTCTTCGTAAATTAACATTGGCCGTTATCTCCATAATACAGCAAATTATATAGAAGTATCTAGCACAACCTTTATGTGGCATTATCAGGTTTTTAACGATCTGGCACACTATAGTTTATCTACGACGTGACAGTTGGCTTTTTCATGAGAGATTGTTAGGGAACAAGCATACTATCAGGGTGTTTTTTGCCGTCTTTTCTCATCAAAAAGCAAAATGAGAAAAGACGGCAAAAAACACCCTGATGGTATCCTTGTTTCGTAACAATTTCTCTATAAAAACCACCAACAAGGACCCTCACAGCACCAGTGGGCGAGGGTCCTTAGTAGAAAATATAAGTTGTTCATTGTGGAGATCTAACAGTACTACTGGGTGAGAACTGGTAACTTTGTAACGCAGACCATCCACCAATACGGAATTCTTTTTGTCACATTTTCAGACTTTTACATGATTGCCATGGCGACGGTAGccgtt contains:
- the LOC130649623 gene encoding uncharacterized protein LOC130649623, producing the protein MDTKFIFALLVLIVGSVKGTDDEIEIVEEGEHFAEKVSTGDKVITYKVPSHRHGKLASVKLVVDPETGYEFANLPATKECFLRKSDKDEPSLAEVKKAVKVLKHSLPKSGERRMQSLLPKDCEDEFEIVEGLENAAEKYCVKGYQKRCMQVVEDKKETEKKAVEIAIKVKGDTGKRALLREFLACEMSSSMVIMSCDQRKLEAECHFRTSFCAYKLRCPLQLSTGYWYCKYTHDFSKVKCCDFKCKA